AATCAGGCAAAGCAAACGTAGTTCGTCCATCGCCTCCATATGTCGTTCCTAAAATTGAAAACAGAGCCGTATTTTGAGCAATCGACAATAATTGTCCATTACATAAAGCCCATGCTCTAGGCGCGAAATTGCCGCCAAATAGACGGATTTCTCCAATTGTTCCTTCCATAGTGTGTTTTTTAGTATAAATGATAAAAAAAGAATTGACGAATAAGCAAAGGTTATGCTGGGGCAGTACATGAATGGATTATTCAAGATTAGTCCATACATAAGACGTATGGATATCCAGATCAAAAAACTGATAATAGAAAAAATGGAAAAGCTTGGCATTTGAAAAAATTGAAAATGAAAATTATAAATATTGCAATAACCAAGCCAGCACATGATATTTCATATTATTATTGCATAATCTTCATTAAATTTATATCACCTCGATTACCTTTAACAAATTATCATCATTACTTTATTTCGTTCAAGGAAGGAATGAACTTAAAGATTGAAAATCAATTATAAAAAAGATTAAAAAAATATAATTTATCAATCTTATTTAAATTGAATAAGACTTAAAAAAAATCAGAACATATCAAGTATACTCTAATCACCAAGCATCAACCCATGATTTGAATGAATTCGCTTTCAATCTACTAACGGTTATAGGCTCACAGATGTCCTTTTTCAAATTAACCGTCAACTTGCCTCCAAAATAAGGCTCGAAATTGTCAATAGCGTCGATATTTAAAATCACTCCTCGGTTCGCTCTGAAAAAATGCTCCGGATCGAGTTGAAACTCCAACTTTTCAAGCGTTTGCTCCAACACATGCTCCTTTCCGTCAAACATATGCGCCAAACAAGCTCCTCCCTCGCTTTTAAAAAAGGCTATTTCCTTTACGTCAATTTTAAAATACGATTTAGGTCCGCTAACCATGAATCTGTTTCGATAAACCTTTGTCCCATTTTTGATCGTCTCCATGATCCTGCTGTAATCGACTTTTTCAGAGACTTCATCATCCTGGGCATGCAG
The Aureibacter tunicatorum DNA segment above includes these coding regions:
- a CDS encoding LytTR family DNA-binding domain-containing protein — encoded protein: MKYVIIEDEKPNARMLEMYISELRPKWSLVSVFDRVTTFVEYFSKSEYPDLIFMDIQLKDGLCFEIFDKLDVECPIVFTTAFDQYAIRAFEVNSIDYLLKPVEEDKLLHAFEKFEKLHAQDDEVSEKVDYSRIMETIKNGTKVYRNRFMVSGPKSYFKIDVKEIAFFKSEGGACLAHMFDGKEHVLEQTLEKLEFQLDPEHFFRANRGVILNIDAIDNFEPYFGGKLTVNLKKDICEPITVSRLKANSFKSWVDAW